In the genome of Bosea sp. ANAM02, the window CAGGAAGACCGTGCCGATCGGGTTGGCCGTGCCGTTCGGGAAGAGCACGCCCAGCGTGTTCTCGTCGATGACGACGTCCTGCGCCAGCGCGCGGACATCCTCGGCGGTGAAGAAGGAGCCGCGGGTCAGCACGCTGCCACGGACGTCGAAATAGCGCTCGCTGACGCCGTTGACCTGTGCCGTCGCCTCGACATTGCCGAGGCGGATCGTTGCGCTCGTCGTGACCGTCGGCGTCACGCTCGCCGCATAGGGCTGCGCGGCGAGGACCTGCGCATCGAGCACGGTCAGCGTCTTGACCCGGCCGGAGCGCGTGTCGCCGAAATTCGCGCCGGGAAATATCTCCAGCGTGTTGGTGCCGAGGCTGGAGATGTTCTGCAGCACGTTCTGCTTGGCGCCTTCGCCGAGCGCGACGACGCTGACCACGGCCGCGATGCCGATGACGATGCCGAGCATCGTGAGAGTCGTGCGCAGCTTGTGGGCGGCCATCGCCCGCATCGCCATGCCGAAGGCTTCCTTGAGGCGGCTGAAGGCAGCCCGCATTCGCCCCGCCGGGGCCGGGACGGGGGAGGGCGGCGGCACGGCTTCCGCGCGCGGTGCGGTCCGCCGGTCATCGATGATCCGGCCGTCGCTGAGCTCGATGATGCGATGGGCGCGGCCTGCGACATTCATGTCGTGGGTGACGAGGATGACAGTATGGCCCTCGCGGTTCAATTCCTCGATCAGCGCCAGCATCTCCTCGCCGCTCTTGCGGTCGAGCGCGCCGGTCGGCTCGTCGGCGAGGAGGACGCGGGCGCCGTTCATCAGGGCGCGCGCCACCGAGACGCGCTGCTGCTGGCCGCCGGAGAGCTCGGAGGGGCGGTGCGTCGCGCGCGAGGCCAGCCCGAGCCGGTCCAGCAGCTTGGCGGCGCGGCTCTGGCGCGGGCCGGGCGGCACGCCGGCATAGATCGCGGGCACCTCGACATTGGCGAGCGCCGTCAGCTCGGAGAGCAGGTGATAGCGCTGGAAGACGAAGCCGAAATATTCGCGCCGGAGCCGGGCCAGCTCGTCCGGGTCGAGGTCGCGTGTCGGTCGGCCGTCGATCTCGTAGCTGCCGCCGGTCGGGCGATCGAGGCAGCCGATGATGTTCATCAGCGTCGACTTGCCCGAACCGGACTGGCCGACGATCGCGACCATCTCGCCGGCCTCGATGAC includes:
- a CDS encoding MacB family efflux pump subunit; the protein is MGKPLIRLAGVRRDFGEGEAAVAALDGTDLVIEAGEMVAIVGQSGSGKSTLMNIIGCLDRPTGGSYEIDGRPTRDLDPDELARLRREYFGFVFQRYHLLSELTALANVEVPAIYAGVPPGPRQSRAAKLLDRLGLASRATHRPSELSGGQQQRVSVARALMNGARVLLADEPTGALDRKSGEEMLALIEELNREGHTVILVTHDMNVAGRAHRIIELSDGRIIDDRRTAPRAEAVPPPSPVPAPAGRMRAAFSRLKEAFGMAMRAMAAHKLRTTLTMLGIVIGIAAVVSVVALGEGAKQNVLQNISSLGTNTLEIFPGANFGDTRSGRVKTLTVLDAQVLAAQPYAASVTPTVTTSATIRLGNVEATAQVNGVSERYFDVRGSVLTRGSFFTAEDVRALAQDVVIDENTLGVLFPNGTANPIGTVFLIGAVPCRIVGVMRQQQGGFGGSQNPQVFLPYTAVQGRFLGDLSLRSITLRVDDDTPMAAAQEAVTELLTHRHRAKDFFIFNQDEIRNTITATTRTLTLMISSIAVISLLVGGIGVMNIMLVSVIERTGEIGLRMAVGARRSDIMQQFLIEASLVCFIGGALGIGLALAIGYGFEASGTQMRFIYSGEAFAVAIACSTLIGLTFGFLPARNAAKLDPVAALARD